One region of Streptomyces subrutilus genomic DNA includes:
- a CDS encoding TrmH family RNA methyltransferase encodes MADLITVEDPDDPRLRDYTGLTDVELRRRREPAEGLFIAEGEKVIRRAKDAGYEMRSMLLSAKWVDVMRDVIDELPAPVYAVSPELAERVTGYHVHRGALASMQRKPLPTAEELLATTRRVVIMEAVNDHTNIGAIFRSAAALGMDAVLLSPDCADPLYRRSVKVSMGAVFSVPYARLDAWPKGLDSVREAGFKLLALTPHQKASPIDAAAPQSLDRVALMLGAEGDGLSTQALVAADEWVRIPMAHGVDSLNVGAAAAVAFYAVAQGRAGA; translated from the coding sequence GTGGCTGATCTCATCACCGTCGAAGACCCCGACGACCCGCGCCTGCGCGACTACACGGGCCTGACCGACGTCGAACTCCGGCGCAGGCGCGAGCCCGCGGAAGGCCTCTTCATCGCCGAGGGCGAGAAGGTCATCAGACGGGCCAAGGACGCCGGGTACGAGATGCGCTCGATGCTGCTCTCCGCCAAGTGGGTCGACGTCATGCGCGATGTCATCGACGAACTCCCCGCCCCGGTCTACGCCGTCAGCCCGGAGCTCGCCGAACGCGTCACCGGCTACCACGTGCACCGCGGCGCCCTCGCCTCCATGCAGCGCAAGCCGCTGCCGACGGCCGAGGAGCTCCTCGCCACCACCCGCCGCGTCGTCATCATGGAAGCGGTCAACGACCACACCAACATCGGGGCCATCTTCCGCAGCGCCGCCGCCCTCGGCATGGACGCGGTGCTGCTGTCGCCCGACTGCGCGGACCCGCTCTACCGCCGCTCGGTGAAGGTCTCCATGGGCGCGGTGTTCTCCGTCCCCTACGCCCGCCTGGACGCGTGGCCCAAGGGCCTGGACTCGGTCCGCGAGGCCGGCTTCAAGCTGCTGGCCCTCACCCCGCACCAGAAGGCCTCGCCCATCGACGCGGCCGCCCCCCAGTCCCTGGACCGGGTCGCGCTGATGCTCGGCGCCGAAGGGGACGGCCTGTCCACGCAGGCGCTGGTCGCCGCCGACGAATGGGTGCGCATCCCCATGGCGCACGGCGTGGACTCGCTGAACGTGGGCGCCGCGGCCGCGGTGGCCTTCTACGCGGTGGCCCAGGGCCGCGCCGGCGCGTAG
- the cobA gene encoding uroporphyrinogen-III C-methyltransferase, with amino-acid sequence MAEHPAYPVGLRLAGRRVVVIGGGQVAQRRLPALIAAGAEIVLISPSATPSVDAMAETGEICWERRRYEDGDLAAAWYALIATRDREANDRASAEAERERIWCVRADDAEAATAWTPATGRVEGVTVAVLSGNDPRRSAAVRDAVVEGLRDGSLTAARAHTPGVSLVGGGPGDPDLITVRGRRLLAEADVVIADRLGPRDLLDELPPHVEVIDAAKIPYGRYMAQEAINSALIEHAKAGKAVVRLKGGDPYVFGRGMEELQALAEAGIACTVVPGISSSISVPGAAGIPVTHRGVAHEFTVVSGHVGPEDPRSLVDWASLAKLTGTLVILMGVDKIGSIAEALVRHGKPAGTPVAVIQEGTTATQRRVDATLATVGETVRAEEVRPPAVIVIGEVVTVLDPGARPGTSA; translated from the coding sequence ATGGCTGAACACCCCGCGTACCCCGTCGGCCTGAGGCTCGCCGGCCGCCGTGTCGTCGTCATCGGCGGCGGACAGGTCGCCCAGCGCCGCCTGCCCGCGCTCATCGCGGCCGGCGCCGAGATCGTCCTCATCTCGCCCTCCGCCACCCCCTCCGTGGACGCCATGGCCGAGACCGGCGAGATCTGCTGGGAGCGCCGCCGCTACGAGGACGGGGACCTCGCCGCGGCCTGGTACGCACTCATCGCCACCCGGGACCGCGAGGCCAACGACCGGGCCTCAGCCGAAGCCGAGCGCGAGCGGATCTGGTGCGTCCGCGCCGACGACGCCGAGGCCGCCACCGCCTGGACCCCGGCCACCGGCCGGGTGGAGGGCGTCACCGTCGCCGTGCTCAGCGGCAACGACCCCCGCCGCTCCGCGGCCGTCCGTGACGCGGTCGTCGAAGGACTGCGCGACGGCTCCCTCACGGCGGCCCGCGCCCACACCCCCGGCGTCTCCCTCGTCGGCGGCGGCCCCGGCGACCCCGACCTCATCACCGTGCGCGGCCGCCGCCTCCTCGCCGAGGCCGATGTCGTCATCGCCGACCGGCTCGGCCCCCGCGACCTGCTCGACGAGCTCCCCCCGCACGTCGAGGTCATCGACGCCGCGAAGATCCCGTACGGCCGGTACATGGCCCAGGAGGCCATCAACAGCGCCCTGATCGAGCACGCCAAGGCCGGCAAGGCCGTGGTCCGCCTCAAGGGCGGGGACCCGTACGTCTTCGGCCGCGGCATGGAGGAGCTCCAGGCGCTCGCCGAGGCCGGCATCGCCTGCACCGTCGTCCCCGGCATCTCCAGCTCCATCTCGGTGCCCGGCGCCGCCGGCATCCCGGTCACCCACCGGGGCGTCGCCCACGAGTTCACCGTGGTCAGCGGCCACGTCGGCCCCGAGGACCCGCGCTCCCTCGTGGACTGGGCCTCCCTCGCCAAACTCACCGGCACCCTCGTCATCCTCATGGGCGTCGACAAGATCGGCTCGATCGCCGAGGCCCTCGTGCGCCACGGGAAGCCCGCCGGGACCCCCGTCGCCGTGATCCAGGAGGGCACCACCGCCACCCAGCGCCGGGTGGACGCCACCCTCGCGACCGTCGGGGAGACGGTCCGCGCCGAGGAGGTCCGCCCGCCCGCCGTCATCGTCATCGGCGAGGTCGTCACCGTCCTCGACCCCGGCGCCCGCCCCGGCACCAGCGCCTGA
- a CDS encoding aminotransferase class IV: MRIWLDGALRDVDDAKVSVFDHGLTVGDGVFETLKAEGGRAFALTRHLERLTRSARGLGLPDPDLDEVRRACAAVLEANPMPFGRLRVTYTGGLSPLGSDRGDAAPTLVAAVAESVRRPDTTAVLRVDWVRNERSAVAGLKTTSYAENVVALAAAHRAGASEALLANTVGRLCEGTGSNVFVVLDGELHTPPLASGCLAGITRALVVEWAGAKETDLPFDVLERAEEVFLTSSLRDVQAVLRIDGRELAAAPGPVTAEAMRIFDAKAGTDLDP, translated from the coding sequence GTGAGGATCTGGCTCGATGGAGCGCTGCGGGACGTGGACGACGCGAAGGTGTCGGTCTTCGACCACGGGCTGACCGTGGGCGACGGCGTGTTCGAGACGCTCAAGGCGGAGGGCGGGCGGGCCTTCGCGCTCACCCGCCACCTGGAGCGGCTGACCCGCTCGGCCCGCGGTCTCGGCCTCCCGGATCCCGACCTCGACGAGGTGCGCCGCGCGTGCGCGGCCGTGCTGGAAGCCAACCCGATGCCCTTCGGGCGGCTGCGCGTCACCTACACCGGCGGCCTCTCCCCGCTCGGCTCCGACCGCGGGGACGCGGCGCCCACCCTGGTCGCCGCCGTCGCGGAGTCCGTACGCCGCCCGGACACCACCGCAGTCCTGCGGGTGGACTGGGTGCGCAACGAGCGCTCCGCCGTGGCCGGCCTGAAGACCACCTCGTACGCCGAGAACGTCGTCGCCCTCGCCGCCGCCCACCGCGCCGGGGCCTCCGAGGCGCTCCTCGCCAACACCGTGGGACGGCTCTGCGAGGGCACCGGCTCCAACGTCTTCGTCGTGCTCGACGGAGAACTGCACACTCCGCCCCTGGCCTCGGGCTGCCTGGCGGGCATCACCCGCGCCCTGGTCGTCGAATGGGCCGGGGCCAAGGAGACCGACCTGCCCTTCGACGTGCTCGAACGGGCCGAGGAGGTCTTCCTGACCTCCTCGCTGCGCGACGTCCAGGCGGTCCTGCGCATCGACGGCCGGGAGCTCGCCGCCGCCCCCGGACCGGTCACCGCCGAGGCCATGCGGATCTTCGACGCGAAGGCCGGGACCGACCTCGATCCGTGA
- a CDS encoding chorismate-binding protein gives MHDLPPMARFGGLLATDLRDVTSDPAALDSSGFWAVTADFEGRLVCARFGDIRPDPVPVPRPGAWRGPEADQWSSSLDRAAYVAGVRRIREHIAAGEVYQANLCRVMSAPLPDPAGADVDDLTALLARGNPAPYAGTIRLRAHGVEIATASPELFLRRTGRRIESGPIKGTGRTVADLLPKDHAENVMIVDLVRNDLGRVCATGSVTVPELCAVEEHPGLVHLVSTVSGELADGAGWPELLAAAFPPGSVTGAPKSSALRIIEALETAPRGPYCGGIGWVDADRGTAELAVGIRTFWIDRAAPGGPRLLFGTGAGITWGSDPDREWAETELKAARLLRVASGAYQAGRTG, from the coding sequence GTGCACGACCTGCCTCCCATGGCCCGCTTCGGCGGCCTCCTCGCGACCGACCTCCGGGACGTGACCAGCGATCCCGCCGCCCTGGACTCCTCCGGCTTCTGGGCGGTGACCGCCGACTTCGAAGGGCGGCTCGTCTGCGCGCGCTTCGGAGACATACGCCCCGACCCCGTCCCCGTGCCGCGACCCGGCGCCTGGCGGGGCCCCGAGGCCGACCAGTGGTCCAGCTCGCTCGACCGCGCCGCCTACGTCGCCGGCGTCCGCCGCATCCGCGAGCACATCGCCGCGGGCGAGGTGTACCAGGCCAATCTCTGCCGAGTGATGTCCGCGCCGCTCCCCGACCCGGCCGGCGCGGACGTGGACGACCTCACCGCGCTGCTCGCCCGCGGCAACCCCGCGCCGTACGCAGGAACGATTCGGCTCCGGGCCCACGGCGTCGAGATCGCCACCGCCTCCCCGGAGCTCTTCCTGCGCCGCACCGGCCGCCGCATCGAGTCCGGCCCGATCAAGGGCACCGGCCGCACCGTCGCCGACCTGCTCCCCAAGGACCACGCCGAGAACGTGATGATCGTGGACCTGGTGCGCAACGACCTGGGCCGGGTCTGTGCCACCGGCTCGGTCACCGTCCCCGAGCTGTGCGCCGTCGAGGAGCACCCGGGACTGGTCCACCTCGTCTCCACGGTCAGCGGCGAGCTCGCCGACGGCGCAGGCTGGCCCGAGCTGCTCGCCGCCGCCTTCCCGCCCGGCTCCGTCACCGGGGCGCCCAAGTCCTCCGCCCTGCGGATCATCGAGGCCCTGGAGACCGCCCCGCGCGGCCCGTACTGCGGCGGCATCGGCTGGGTCGACGCCGACCGGGGCACCGCGGAGCTCGCCGTCGGCATCCGCACCTTCTGGATCGACCGGGCGGCCCCCGGCGGCCCCCGTCTGCTGTTCGGCACCGGCGCGGGCATCACGTGGGGCTCCGACCCCGACCGGGAGTGGGCGGAGACGGAACTCAAGGCCGCCCGCCTCCTGCGGGTAGCGTCAGGGGCGTACCAGGCAGGACGAACGGGATGA
- a CDS encoding phosphotransferase family protein, which yields MPAALAAWASDGRRREYELLADRHDGTVVRCGAAVAKAHAEDADRDALAVRLGIAAHPALAGVLLAPLRPGTGSVHGRPASLWPYGAPVDPERPADAPWEEAGRLLASLHRTPPDAIPGPVPPMRGPAKLARALGRLARAEPLGAEPAAARAVRAAARTLPAWARGRAEPPPGGALCHGDLHLGQLVRHPAPAGAWLLIDVDDLGLGAPAWDLARPAAWYAAGLLDAATWLRFLDAYRSAGGPAAGAPGSDPWPELDLAARALTVQTAALAVAKAAEGGRRLDDDERLMADACARIATLPADFDSAPPP from the coding sequence CTGCCCGCCGCCCTCGCGGCCTGGGCCTCGGACGGCCGCCGCCGGGAGTACGAGCTGCTCGCCGACCGGCACGACGGGACCGTGGTGCGCTGCGGGGCCGCCGTGGCCAAGGCGCACGCCGAGGACGCGGACCGGGACGCCCTCGCCGTACGGCTGGGGATCGCCGCCCACCCGGCCCTGGCCGGGGTGCTGCTGGCGCCCCTGCGCCCCGGGACCGGGTCCGTGCACGGCAGGCCCGCCTCCCTCTGGCCCTACGGCGCTCCCGTCGATCCGGAGCGCCCCGCGGACGCGCCCTGGGAGGAGGCCGGCCGGCTGCTGGCCTCCCTGCACCGGACACCGCCCGACGCGATCCCCGGCCCGGTCCCGCCGATGCGCGGGCCGGCCAAGCTCGCCCGCGCCCTGGGCCGTCTGGCGCGGGCGGAGCCCCTGGGGGCCGAGCCCGCCGCCGCGCGCGCCGTACGGGCCGCCGCCCGGACCCTGCCCGCCTGGGCGCGCGGCCGGGCGGAGCCCCCGCCCGGCGGGGCCCTGTGCCACGGGGACCTGCACCTGGGGCAGTTGGTGCGCCATCCCGCCCCGGCGGGCGCCTGGCTCCTCATCGACGTCGACGACCTCGGTCTCGGCGCCCCCGCCTGGGACCTGGCCCGCCCGGCCGCCTGGTACGCGGCCGGGCTGCTCGACGCCGCCACCTGGCTGCGCTTCCTCGACGCCTACCGGTCCGCGGGCGGACCGGCGGCCGGTGCGCCCGGCAGCGACCCCTGGCCGGAACTCGACCTCGCCGCCCGGGCGCTCACCGTGCAGACGGCGGCCCTGGCCGTGGCCAAGGCGGCGGAGGGCGGCCGCCGACTCGACGACGACGAACGGCTGATGGCGGACGCATGTGCCCGAATCGCCACCCTCCCGGCCGACTTCGACTCCGCGCCTCCGCCGTAG
- a CDS encoding zf-TFIIB domain-containing protein, with protein MQCPKCHAMMHTYNRNGVQIEQCSGCRGIFLDYGELEALTRLESQYTAQQYGQAPPPAAPPAAYPAPHAAPAPAWGAPHHGGHGHGHHGHRKGGFGRMLFSS; from the coding sequence ATGCAGTGTCCGAAGTGTCACGCGATGATGCACACCTACAACCGCAACGGTGTCCAGATCGAGCAGTGCAGCGGCTGCCGCGGCATCTTCCTCGACTACGGCGAGCTGGAGGCGCTGACCCGCCTGGAGTCCCAGTACACCGCCCAGCAGTACGGCCAGGCGCCTCCGCCCGCCGCACCCCCGGCCGCCTACCCGGCCCCGCACGCGGCCCCGGCCCCGGCCTGGGGCGCTCCGCACCACGGGGGACACGGGCACGGCCACCACGGCCACCGCAAGGGCGGCTTCGGCCGGATGCTCTTCTCCTCCTGA
- a CDS encoding serine/threonine-protein kinase has product MAMMRLRREDPRVVGSFRLHRRLGAGGMGVVYLGSDRRGQRVALKVIRPDLAEDQEFRSRFAREVSAARRIRGGCTARLVAADLDAERPWFATQYVPGPSLHDKVAEEGPLAAAQIAAIGAALSEGLVAVHEAGVVHRDLKPSNILLSPKGPRIIDFGIAWATGASTLTHVGTAVGSPGFLAPEQVRGAAVTPATDVFALGATLAYAATADSPFGHGSSEVMLYRVVHEEPHLVGVPDALAPLVRACLAKDPEERPSTLQLSMRLKEIAAREAQGLSDGRPPVQRARVERPTGRLAEEYADQRTERRTGGSSAPRPQGGPPSRPSSSRNPRTPGGPSSRPTGGRTGGRPGPRTTGTGRRPSRPDPKLMRQRLIVFVVVTLIVALGIAAAQQF; this is encoded by the coding sequence ATGGCGATGATGCGGCTCCGGCGCGAGGACCCGCGTGTCGTCGGCTCGTTCAGACTGCACCGACGGCTCGGCGCCGGCGGCATGGGCGTGGTCTACCTGGGATCGGACCGGCGGGGGCAGCGCGTCGCGCTCAAGGTCATCCGGCCGGATCTGGCCGAGGACCAGGAGTTCCGCTCCCGGTTCGCCCGCGAGGTGTCCGCCGCCCGCCGCATCCGCGGCGGGTGCACCGCACGCCTGGTGGCGGCGGATCTGGACGCCGAGCGGCCGTGGTTCGCGACCCAGTACGTCCCCGGGCCCTCCCTGCACGACAAGGTGGCCGAGGAAGGACCCCTGGCGGCCGCGCAGATCGCCGCCATCGGTGCCGCGCTCTCCGAGGGCCTGGTGGCCGTGCACGAGGCCGGGGTCGTCCACCGCGACCTCAAGCCCTCGAACATCCTCCTCTCCCCCAAGGGCCCTCGGATCATCGACTTCGGGATCGCCTGGGCCACCGGGGCGAGCACCCTGACCCACGTGGGAACGGCCGTGGGCTCCCCCGGCTTCCTCGCGCCCGAACAGGTGCGCGGCGCCGCCGTCACCCCCGCCACGGACGTCTTCGCCCTCGGCGCCACCCTCGCCTACGCGGCGACGGCGGACTCGCCCTTCGGGCACGGCAGTTCCGAGGTCATGCTGTACCGGGTGGTGCACGAGGAGCCGCACCTCGTCGGGGTCCCGGACGCGCTGGCGCCCCTCGTACGGGCCTGCCTGGCCAAGGATCCCGAGGAGCGGCCCAGCACGCTCCAGCTGTCGATGCGGCTCAAGGAGATCGCGGCCCGCGAGGCGCAGGGCCTGTCCGACGGGCGCCCGCCGGTGCAGCGGGCCCGCGTGGAGCGGCCGACGGGCCGGCTCGCGGAGGAGTACGCCGACCAGCGCACGGAGCGTCGTACCGGCGGCTCGAGCGCGCCCCGGCCCCAGGGCGGACCTCCCTCGCGGCCCTCGTCCTCCCGCAATCCGCGCACTCCGGGCGGCCCGTCCTCCCGGCCGACGGGGGGGCGTACGGGCGGCCGCCCGGGCCCCCGGACGACGGGGACGGGCCGGCGGCCCTCGCGGCCCGACCCGAAGCTGATGCGGCAGCGGCTGATCGTGTTCGTCGTGGTCACGCTGATCGTGGCGCTGGGCATCGCCGCCGCCCAGCAGTTCTGA